A genomic stretch from Bacteroidetes Order II. bacterium includes:
- a CDS encoding vanadium-dependent haloperoxidase, with the protein MKRFFYVFLWICWVPFSFSQPHSTKAEQTLHRTLMHQSVHALTETIVHDILSPPVASRVYAYTMTALYEGIHRQDPTYRSLYGQLGSFPEMPQPEPGKTYHWLLVGTQAFFETAGKFVFSTTMLAEKRQTAMSAFEKLNIPPEVAARSTQLGNAIAARVVAWSKTDQYAQTRSMRRYDVKKGEDKWQPTPPNYMAALEPNWSKIRPFVMDSSAQFRVEGPPKFDMTPGSKYHTELMRVYQTTKTLTAEQKWIADFWDDSPATTQYQGHLAITIKKISPPAHWIGITEMATNTKKSSPVQTAEAYCMVSLALADGFIAAWEQKYADEFVRPITVIRKYIDPEWRPMLETPPFPEHTSGHSVISMAAATVLAHFFGNKFRFTDRSEESYGIKPRTFRSFEEAATEAGMSRLYGGIHYLHALVLGKHQGALVGKNVYTRIQLRKSK; encoded by the coding sequence ATGAAACGTTTTTTTTATGTCTTTCTTTGGATTTGTTGGGTGCCCTTTTCTTTTTCCCAACCCCATTCCACAAAAGCCGAGCAAACCCTACACCGCACCTTGATGCACCAAAGTGTGCATGCTTTGACGGAGACCATCGTACATGATATTCTCTCGCCCCCCGTCGCCAGCAGGGTTTATGCGTACACAATGACCGCACTTTATGAAGGCATTCATCGCCAAGACCCAACGTATCGTAGCTTATATGGGCAACTGGGTTCATTTCCCGAAATGCCGCAACCAGAGCCGGGCAAAACATATCATTGGCTTTTGGTAGGAACACAGGCATTTTTTGAAACTGCCGGAAAATTTGTTTTTTCCACTACAATGCTTGCAGAAAAGCGCCAAACCGCGATGTCGGCATTTGAAAAACTAAATATCCCGCCCGAAGTAGCCGCACGATCTACACAATTGGGCAATGCCATTGCCGCGAGAGTGGTGGCATGGTCTAAAACCGATCAATACGCCCAAACCCGCTCTATGCGTCGGTACGATGTAAAAAAGGGCGAAGATAAATGGCAACCAACGCCCCCAAATTACATGGCGGCATTAGAGCCGAATTGGAGCAAGATACGTCCATTTGTGATGGATTCAAGCGCCCAATTTAGGGTAGAAGGCCCACCCAAATTTGATATGACGCCAGGATCCAAATACCACACCGAATTGATGCGGGTATATCAGACCACGAAAACCCTAACGGCAGAACAAAAGTGGATCGCCGACTTTTGGGACGATAGTCCTGCAACCACACAATACCAAGGCCATCTTGCAATCACCATAAAAAAAATATCCCCACCCGCCCATTGGATTGGCATCACCGAGATGGCAACCAATACAAAAAAAAGTTCGCCGGTTCAAACTGCTGAAGCGTATTGCATGGTTTCGCTGGCCCTCGCCGATGGCTTCATTGCTGCTTGGGAACAAAAGTATGCCGATGAATTTGTCCGCCCGATCACGGTGATTCGGAAGTACATAGATCCTGAGTGGCGACCCATGCTCGAAACCCCACCTTTTCCGGAACATACCAGTGGTCATAGTGTCATTTCGATGGCCGCCGCTACTGTATTGGCCCATTTCTTTGGCAATAAATTCCGCTTTACGGACCGATCCGAGGAGAGCTATGGGATCAAGCCACGCACCTTTCGTTCCTTCGAGGAAGCCGCTACCGAAGCTGGGATGAGTAGGCTTTATGGGGGCATCCACTACTTGCACGCCCTTGTTCTCGGCAAGCACCAAGGTGCATTGGTCGGAAAAAACGTGTACACCCGTATTCAGTTGCGAAAGTCCAAATAA
- a CDS encoding GNAT family N-acetyltransferase — protein sequence MTHFQAPIRPARMDEVHILNDLIAHSTRILQAPYYTDRQLEGAIGTVFGADSQLILDGTYYVVENEGLVVACGGWSGRKTLFGSDHATHREDGEWMDPQTEAARIRAFFVHPAWARMGIGGQLLAWCELKAFEAGFRRFSLGATLAGVPLYARHGYHETNNIRVPLPNGEKLPVVLMEKNLIHKTLTP from the coding sequence ATGACCCATTTTCAGGCCCCTATTCGTCCCGCACGGATGGACGAAGTACACATACTTAATGACTTAATTGCACATTCTACCCGCATTTTACAGGCCCCTTATTATACCGATCGGCAGTTGGAAGGTGCTATCGGAACGGTATTTGGTGCAGATTCTCAGCTGATTCTGGATGGAACTTATTACGTGGTTGAAAATGAAGGGCTTGTCGTTGCCTGTGGTGGGTGGTCTGGCCGAAAAACATTGTTCGGGAGCGACCATGCAACCCACCGCGAAGACGGGGAATGGATGGATCCACAAACCGAAGCTGCTCGGATCCGTGCCTTTTTTGTTCATCCAGCTTGGGCGCGGATGGGAATAGGCGGGCAATTATTGGCGTGGTGCGAACTAAAGGCATTTGAGGCGGGATTCCGCAGGTTTTCCCTCGGGGCCACTTTGGCGGGCGTTCCGTTATATGCACGGCACGGTTATCACGAGACCAACAACATTCGTGTACCCTTGCCCAATGGAGAGAAGCTTCCGGTGGTTTTGATGGAAAAAAACCTTATACACAAAACCCTTACGCCTTAA
- a CDS encoding DinB family protein → MIQAQLTEKLNTLENATCVLLNHAETFPEAARVVKPSPDVWSPIEVVYHLYLSERMSQVLVQRFLSSGKKASQASLKSTIGMWKLRIGNLLPVQINAPGPVAKIPPNLQWDHVREEWFVQRRDLQTWLGGLPDEVVTSTCFRHPIAGDISLVQMLDFFLIHLNRHELQIRKRLKA, encoded by the coding sequence ATGATTCAAGCACAACTTACAGAAAAACTAAATACCTTGGAAAATGCGACATGCGTCCTGCTAAATCACGCAGAAACCTTCCCGGAGGCGGCAAGAGTGGTGAAGCCTTCCCCTGATGTATGGTCGCCGATAGAGGTAGTGTATCACCTCTATTTGTCTGAAAGAATGTCTCAGGTTTTGGTTCAGCGGTTTCTTTCTTCTGGTAAAAAGGCGTCTCAGGCAAGCCTTAAATCTACCATCGGTATGTGGAAACTTCGGATTGGCAACCTCTTGCCTGTACAGATCAATGCCCCTGGTCCGGTCGCGAAAATTCCGCCGAATTTGCAATGGGATCATGTTCGGGAGGAATGGTTTGTCCAGCGAAGAGACCTTCAAACGTGGTTGGGGGGACTTCCCGACGAAGTGGTGACTTCTACTTGTTTTCGGCATCCGATTGCCGGAGATATATCTTTGGTGCAGATGCTGGACTTTTTCTTGATCCATCTGAACCGTCATGAGTTGCAAATCCGAAAGCGGCTTAAGGCGTAA
- a CDS encoding NAD(P)/FAD-dependent oxidoreductase, with amino-acid sequence MKHIFIIGNGISGITTARYIRKQNPEIKITVIGNETDYFYARTALMYLYMGHLQFNDTKPYEDGFWKKNRISLVKGDVVSLRPEDRKLLLADGRSFVFDQLVIASGSKPLMANWPGETLSGIQGFYGMNDLALLEENTQNIRNTTVIGGGLIGIELAEMLHTRGLHVTFLVREGRYMERILPPEESELVHQEIRRNGICLQLNTAVKAFHADRNGRVSKVETTTGQEIPTQLACISIGVTPNIDWLNGSGVNTRRGVLVDAHFQTNFPNIFAVGDCAEFQNPLPGQRPLEQLWYTGKMHGEVLGKVLGGGKAMYQKGVFFNSAKFFDMEYQVYGDVTPDVPAGVQEVFWQHPHDHKSIRIRYNATTGSVIGFLVMGIRFRQQACQEWIRRKTPIKEVLTNLKMAFFDPEFFDTFGTEVREVYKAATGKPWTMPSIPKRTFWPFYRPK; translated from the coding sequence ATGAAGCACATTTTTATTATTGGCAATGGAATTTCCGGTATTACGACCGCTCGGTATATTCGGAAGCAAAATCCTGAAATCAAAATCACCGTTATTGGCAACGAGACGGATTATTTTTATGCAAGAACGGCTTTGATGTATCTGTATATGGGCCATCTTCAATTTAATGATACCAAGCCTTATGAAGATGGATTCTGGAAAAAAAACCGAATCTCCCTTGTCAAAGGCGATGTGGTGTCTCTTCGTCCAGAAGACCGCAAGCTTCTTCTGGCAGATGGCCGTAGTTTTGTCTTTGACCAACTGGTTATCGCCTCCGGTTCTAAACCGCTGATGGCAAATTGGCCTGGCGAAACCCTTTCTGGCATACAAGGATTCTATGGGATGAACGATTTGGCGCTGTTGGAGGAAAATACCCAGAATATCCGTAATACAACGGTAATTGGGGGGGGATTAATTGGGATCGAATTGGCGGAAATGCTGCACACCAGAGGGCTTCACGTTACTTTTTTGGTTCGTGAGGGCCGGTATATGGAACGGATTCTACCGCCCGAAGAATCTGAATTGGTACACCAAGAAATCCGCCGCAATGGAATTTGCCTCCAATTGAATACGGCGGTTAAGGCATTTCATGCAGACAGGAATGGTCGTGTATCTAAGGTTGAAACCACCACAGGTCAAGAAATACCCACCCAATTGGCGTGCATCAGCATTGGCGTTACCCCGAATATTGATTGGTTGAACGGAAGTGGTGTCAACACCCGTCGTGGCGTGTTGGTGGATGCCCATTTTCAGACTAATTTCCCCAATATTTTTGCGGTTGGAGATTGTGCGGAATTTCAAAATCCGTTACCCGGACAACGCCCCCTTGAACAACTTTGGTACACCGGAAAGATGCACGGAGAAGTATTGGGAAAGGTGCTAGGCGGAGGAAAAGCGATGTATCAAAAAGGGGTATTCTTTAACTCGGCTAAGTTTTTTGATATGGAATATCAGGTATATGGCGATGTAACGCCTGATGTTCCAGCCGGGGTTCAGGAAGTTTTCTGGCAACATCCGCACGACCACAAGTCTATCCGCATCCGATACAATGCCACAACAGGATCCGTTATTGGTTTTTTGGTGATGGGGATACGGTTTAGACAACAAGCCTGCCAAGAATGGATCAGACGAAAAACACCCATCAAGGAGGTGCTGACAAATCTGAAGATGGCCTTTTTTGATCCTGAATTTTTTGATACTTTTGGAACGGAAGTGAGAGAGGTCTATAAGGCTGCCACTGGAAAACCATGGACCATGCCTTCCATTCCCAAACGAACTTTTTGGCCGTTCTATAGACCCAAATAA
- the aspS gene encoding aspartate--tRNA ligase, whose translation MTHFGKDTHGERSHTCGSLTLVEVGKTVTLKGWVDTRRDLGGVIFIDLRDRFGLTQVVFSPQDNQTAHAAAEALRSEFVISVQGVVQERDAENVNPKLPTGQIEIRVHDLIILNASDPVPFSLSAHEEKSGKVNEELRLRYRYLDMRRLGLQQNLILRHKLYQITRRHFSENDFIEVETPVLMKSTPEGARDYLVPSRVHPGQFFALPQSPQTYKQILMVAGMDRYFQITKCFRDEDLRADRQPEFTQIDVEMTFATESAVQQIIEGLMVKVWQELKGVTLQTPFRRMTYDAAIRTYGVDKPDLRFGLPLFDLSTAFAGSPFRIFNQVLENKGAIVGILVPGESERGRAWLDKMDKDVARKKLGAAGLIYFKWQQDDTIYSSIKAEVLPAEFVKKGLETIGAQKGDLVFILAGPQPKVFEQMGGLRLALANELNLIPDGEAWEFLWVTDFPLVERDPNSTEDRWYAMHHPFTSPNPDDLPLMKTDPDKVRARAYDIVLNGFEIGGGSIRIHNREVQQQMFELLGIDAEEAQARFGFLLDAFRFGAPPHGGVALGLDRMVMLLTGSPSLRDVIAFPKTASAQELMVQSPDSVDNHQLEELHIRVVMPEPKK comes from the coding sequence ATGACACATTTCGGAAAAGACACCCATGGTGAACGGTCGCATACTTGTGGCAGTTTAACCCTCGTCGAAGTAGGGAAAACCGTAACCCTCAAAGGCTGGGTGGATACACGCCGCGATTTGGGAGGCGTTATTTTTATTGACCTTAGAGACCGATTTGGCTTGACGCAAGTCGTCTTTTCCCCACAAGACAACCAAACCGCTCATGCCGCCGCAGAAGCGCTCCGTAGCGAGTTTGTGATTTCAGTTCAGGGCGTGGTACAGGAGCGAGATGCCGAAAATGTAAATCCGAAACTCCCCACCGGACAAATTGAGATCCGGGTACATGACTTGATTATCCTGAATGCTTCCGATCCGGTACCGTTTTCTCTCTCGGCACACGAGGAAAAGTCTGGGAAAGTCAATGAAGAACTACGTCTGCGGTATCGTTATTTGGACATGCGGCGCCTTGGACTACAACAAAACCTTATCCTTCGACACAAATTATACCAAATTACCCGCCGTCACTTTTCAGAAAATGATTTTATAGAAGTGGAAACGCCCGTCCTGATGAAATCCACGCCAGAGGGCGCGCGCGATTATTTGGTGCCAAGCCGAGTACATCCCGGGCAATTTTTTGCGCTCCCACAATCTCCACAAACCTACAAGCAAATTCTAATGGTGGCCGGGATGGACCGCTATTTCCAGATTACGAAGTGTTTCCGTGACGAAGACCTGCGTGCAGACCGACAGCCCGAATTTACGCAAATAGACGTTGAAATGACTTTTGCTACCGAATCGGCGGTTCAACAGATCATCGAAGGGCTGATGGTGAAGGTTTGGCAGGAACTAAAAGGCGTTACCCTGCAAACGCCCTTCCGAAGAATGACCTACGATGCGGCAATCCGAACTTATGGGGTTGATAAACCGGATTTACGCTTTGGCTTACCGCTATTTGATCTAAGTACGGCCTTTGCGGGTTCTCCTTTCCGGATTTTTAATCAGGTTTTAGAAAACAAAGGGGCCATTGTTGGGATTTTGGTTCCCGGTGAAAGCGAGCGTGGCCGTGCGTGGTTGGATAAAATGGACAAAGACGTGGCCCGTAAGAAATTGGGCGCTGCCGGACTGATCTACTTCAAGTGGCAACAAGACGATACCATTTATTCTTCTATTAAAGCCGAGGTGCTGCCTGCTGAATTTGTTAAAAAAGGCTTAGAAACCATTGGTGCTCAAAAAGGAGACTTGGTCTTTATTTTGGCAGGCCCACAGCCCAAGGTCTTTGAGCAAATGGGCGGGCTACGCTTGGCCTTGGCGAACGAATTGAACCTCATCCCCGACGGTGAAGCATGGGAATTCCTTTGGGTAACCGATTTTCCCCTCGTGGAGCGCGATCCCAACAGTACCGAAGATCGTTGGTATGCCATGCACCACCCGTTTACATCACCCAACCCAGACGACCTACCACTCATGAAAACCGATCCCGACAAGGTGCGGGCGCGGGCCTATGACATCGTGCTGAATGGATTCGAGATCGGAGGCGGCTCTATCCGGATTCATAACCGAGAAGTACAACAACAAATGTTTGAATTATTGGGTATTGACGCCGAAGAAGCCCAAGCCCGTTTTGGATTTTTATTAGATGCCTTCCGCTTTGGAGCCCCTCCGCATGGCGGTGTTGCACTCGGCTTAGACCGTATGGTGATGCTGCTCACGGGTTCACCCTCCTTGCGTGATGTGATCGCTTTTCCCAAAACAGCATCCGCCCAAGAATTAATGGTACAGTCTCCCGACTCGGTGGACAATCACCAATTGGAGGAGTTGCACATTCGTGTGGTGATGCCAGAGCCGAAAAAATGA
- the katG gene encoding catalase/peroxidase HPI, whose product MENLSPETGKCPVVHHTPKVRMSGTSNRDWWPNQLKLNILRQHTTASNPMDPDFDYAEAFKSLDLAAVKQDIFVLMTDSQDWWPADYGHYGPFFIRMAWHSAGTYRVGDGRGGAGSGTQRFAPLNSWPDNANLDKARMLLWPIKQKYGNKLSWADLMILAGNCALESMGFKTFGFAGGREDVWEPEEDIYWGAETEWLGDKRYSGDRDLENPLGAVQMGLIYVNPEGPNGNPDPVAAARDIRETFARMAMDDEETVALIAGGHTFGKTHGAADPGKYVGREPAGANIEDQSLGWINSYGKGHAEDTITSGLEGAWTTTPTRWSNNFFWNLFGYEWELTKSPAGAHQWIPKHGQGAATVPDAHLADKRHAPIMLTTDLSLRFDPEYEKISRRFFEHPDEFADAFARAWFKLTHRDMGPKSRYLGPEVPAEDLVWQDPIPAVNHPIITDADITGLKSQLLTSGLSVSELVATAWASASTFRGSDKRGGANGARICLEPQKSWEVNNPAQLEKVLGVLGGIQAAFNQTQTDGKQVSLADLIVLGGCAAIEKAATDAGFAVSVPFTPGRADASQDQTDVVSFAVMEPNADAFRNFAKTAFASVTEELMVDKAQLLTLTAPEMTVLLGGLRAININTDGSQKGVLTQRPGVLSNDFFVNLLDIRTIWKPTNAENTAFIGHDRATGETKWTATRADLVFGSNTELRALVEVYASADGQAKFVRDFVSAWNKVMNLDRFHLA is encoded by the coding sequence ATGGAAAATCTTTCTCCGGAAACCGGAAAGTGTCCGGTTGTACACCACACACCTAAAGTCCGCATGTCGGGAACCAGCAACCGTGACTGGTGGCCCAATCAATTAAAACTGAACATCTTGCGTCAGCATACGACTGCTTCCAACCCAATGGATCCCGACTTTGACTACGCAGAAGCGTTCAAAAGCTTAGACTTGGCAGCCGTTAAACAAGATATTTTTGTATTAATGACAGACTCACAAGACTGGTGGCCTGCCGACTACGGGCATTATGGCCCCTTCTTTATACGCATGGCTTGGCATAGCGCTGGGACATATCGCGTGGGCGATGGGCGTGGTGGTGCAGGTTCTGGGACGCAACGCTTTGCCCCGTTAAATAGCTGGCCCGACAATGCCAACTTAGACAAAGCCCGCATGTTGCTTTGGCCTATTAAACAAAAGTATGGAAACAAACTCTCATGGGCAGACCTCATGATTTTGGCAGGAAACTGTGCCCTTGAGTCTATGGGATTCAAAACATTCGGTTTTGCAGGTGGACGCGAAGATGTTTGGGAGCCCGAAGAAGATATTTATTGGGGTGCAGAAACAGAATGGCTCGGCGATAAACGATATTCGGGAGATCGTGACCTCGAAAACCCGCTCGGAGCTGTTCAGATGGGTCTGATTTATGTAAATCCTGAAGGACCAAACGGCAATCCAGACCCTGTTGCTGCTGCACGAGACATTCGTGAAACCTTTGCACGTATGGCCATGGACGATGAAGAAACCGTGGCACTCATTGCAGGTGGTCATACCTTTGGCAAAACCCACGGTGCGGCAGATCCGGGAAAATATGTAGGACGTGAACCCGCCGGGGCCAATATCGAAGATCAAAGCCTTGGCTGGATCAATAGCTACGGAAAAGGACATGCCGAAGACACCATCACAAGTGGCTTGGAAGGGGCTTGGACCACCACCCCAACCCGCTGGAGCAATAACTTTTTCTGGAATTTGTTCGGCTACGAGTGGGAATTAACCAAAAGCCCCGCTGGAGCGCACCAATGGATCCCCAAGCATGGACAAGGAGCCGCTACCGTTCCGGACGCCCACCTTGCAGACAAACGCCATGCACCAATTATGCTCACCACCGACCTCTCCTTGCGGTTCGATCCGGAATACGAGAAAATATCGCGTCGGTTTTTTGAACATCCAGACGAATTTGCGGATGCTTTTGCCCGTGCATGGTTTAAACTTACCCACCGAGATATGGGGCCTAAGTCCCGTTACCTCGGCCCGGAAGTACCCGCCGAAGACCTCGTGTGGCAAGATCCAATTCCAGCCGTAAACCATCCGATCATTACGGATGCCGATATTACCGGGCTTAAATCACAGCTTTTGACTTCGGGCCTTTCTGTCTCGGAATTGGTCGCAACGGCATGGGCTTCGGCTTCCACTTTCCGAGGATCTGACAAACGTGGTGGCGCGAATGGCGCAAGAATCTGTCTGGAGCCACAAAAATCATGGGAGGTCAATAATCCTGCACAATTAGAAAAAGTCCTGGGCGTGCTCGGCGGGATCCAAGCCGCGTTTAACCAAACTCAAACAGACGGTAAACAAGTTTCTTTGGCCGATCTCATCGTTTTAGGAGGCTGCGCAGCCATCGAAAAAGCCGCTACTGATGCAGGATTTGCGGTTTCAGTTCCCTTTACTCCGGGTCGGGCCGACGCCTCGCAAGACCAAACCGATGTGGTATCTTTTGCCGTAATGGAACCCAACGCAGATGCCTTCCGCAATTTCGCCAAAACCGCCTTTGCATCGGTTACAGAAGAATTGATGGTGGACAAAGCCCAGTTACTCACCCTTACAGCCCCGGAAATGACGGTTTTGTTGGGCGGTTTACGCGCCATCAACATCAATACCGATGGATCACAAAAGGGTGTTCTAACCCAACGACCCGGCGTTCTATCTAATGATTTCTTTGTAAATCTTTTGGATATTCGGACGATTTGGAAACCCACCAATGCCGAAAACACGGCTTTTATAGGCCATGACCGCGCCACAGGTGAAACCAAGTGGACAGCTACCCGCGCCGATCTGGTCTTTGGCTCTAATACCGAACTTCGTGCATTGGTGGAAGTCTATGCCAGTGCCGATGGACAAGCCAAATTTGTACGGGACTTTGTCTCCGCGTGGAACAAAGTCATGAACTTAGATCGGTTCCACTTGGCATAA
- a CDS encoding helix-turn-helix transcriptional regulator — MRKNKDFNPNQCPVTHCLNLIGGKWKPIVLYLIPRGCNRFGMLQKAIPAISKQMLVQQLRELEEDGLISRKIYAEVPPRVEYAITDYGETLFPLINAMSEWGLADMAKKTSKISELG, encoded by the coding sequence ATGAGAAAAAACAAAGACTTTAACCCCAATCAGTGCCCCGTAACTCATTGTCTGAACCTGATCGGTGGGAAATGGAAACCGATTGTATTGTATCTGATTCCGCGAGGGTGCAACCGGTTTGGAATGCTTCAGAAGGCCATTCCTGCGATCAGTAAACAAATGCTGGTGCAACAGCTGCGGGAATTAGAAGAAGATGGGCTGATTAGCCGGAAGATTTATGCCGAAGTACCACCACGGGTCGAGTACGCCATCACCGATTATGGTGAAACCCTGTTCCCGCTGATTAATGCGATGAGTGAATGGGGGCTGGCAGATATGGCGAAGAAAACTTCCAAAATATCCGAGTTGGGATAA
- a CDS encoding NAD(P)-dependent alcohol dehydrogenase yields the protein MKAIQYNAYGGVEQMHLTDRVLPSLKAAELLVEVHAASVNPVDLKIRRGEMKLFTGTKFPRGMGSDFAGTVTQSNSPRFKAGDAVFGFVPFKDAQTFAEQAIVSTELTYLKPEHLSFEEAACLPMAGTAALRALLEKGALQSGNRVLVIGCTGGVGMMAVQIAKANNANVTGTCSASNLALAKSLGADEVLDYKKTSLSDFSGPYDIVFDTVGIFTFGQIKPLLTQKGIFLELNPKPFNLLFQLFNSRLKPLITQVRQEDLAALAKLASEHHLRPVIGQTVSLGQAIQTLADFEQGKRVVGKTVIQIP from the coding sequence ATGAAAGCAATCCAATACAACGCCTATGGCGGTGTTGAACAAATGCACTTGACCGATCGGGTCTTACCCTCGCTGAAAGCAGCAGAACTCTTGGTAGAGGTTCATGCCGCCTCGGTCAATCCGGTTGACCTCAAAATCCGGCGAGGCGAGATGAAACTTTTTACAGGCACTAAGTTTCCTCGTGGGATGGGTAGTGACTTCGCTGGCACCGTCACCCAATCCAATTCTCCACGATTTAAAGCAGGTGATGCAGTATTTGGTTTTGTTCCCTTCAAAGATGCACAAACCTTTGCAGAACAAGCTATTGTTTCTACGGAACTTACTTACCTCAAACCCGAACATTTATCTTTCGAGGAAGCGGCGTGTTTGCCAATGGCGGGTACTGCGGCTTTGCGGGCATTATTGGAAAAAGGAGCCTTACAATCCGGAAACCGCGTTTTGGTTATTGGATGCACAGGCGGTGTGGGTATGATGGCCGTCCAAATTGCCAAGGCAAACAATGCCAACGTGACAGGTACTTGCAGCGCATCTAATTTGGCGTTGGCCAAATCACTCGGCGCAGACGAGGTATTAGACTACAAAAAAACCAGCCTTTCGGACTTTTCCGGACCTTACGATATTGTGTTTGATACAGTCGGAATCTTCACATTCGGACAAATAAAACCGCTTCTCACCCAAAAAGGTATTTTTTTGGAACTTAATCCCAAACCATTCAATTTGCTTTTCCAATTGTTTAATAGCCGCTTAAAGCCCCTTATCACCCAAGTACGTCAAGAAGACTTGGCCGCCTTGGCAAAGTTGGCTTCCGAACACCATCTTCGTCCGGTTATTGGACAAACGGTATCGCTTGGTCAAGCTATCCAAACCCTTGCCGATTTCGAACAAGGGAAACGGGTAGTTGGCAAAACTGTTATCCAGATACCATGA
- a CDS encoding phosphatase PAP2 family protein has product MKHPFYLLVFAVFLAVLCLFSGLDWIWAKWSEQWMWLQYIAIPSVFIGILMPVVLPIWLFLRGKKHVMDAFRAKAALYAFIATWGISTFMKAFTNRIPREPFEALGEVDFSAQFRFGFLQGANLWESLVEGFPSGHAMTAFAMSFALLPFIRRRELRLLVVWYALYIGWGVTMTVHWLSDALAGGIIGIAIGQEVGRRIKNAISKSL; this is encoded by the coding sequence ATGAAGCACCCTTTTTATCTACTTGTCTTCGCGGTCTTCTTGGCTGTACTCTGCCTTTTCAGTGGCCTTGATTGGATCTGGGCAAAATGGAGTGAACAATGGATGTGGCTGCAATATATTGCGATTCCCTCAGTATTTATTGGGATATTAATGCCCGTAGTGCTTCCTATCTGGCTTTTTCTACGAGGAAAAAAGCATGTGATGGATGCCTTTCGTGCAAAAGCAGCACTCTATGCTTTTATCGCCACATGGGGCATTTCCACTTTTATGAAAGCCTTCACCAACCGCATTCCCCGCGAACCCTTCGAGGCATTGGGCGAAGTGGATTTTAGTGCCCAGTTTCGGTTTGGTTTTTTACAAGGAGCCAATTTATGGGAAAGCTTAGTTGAGGGTTTCCCATCAGGCCATGCCATGACTGCTTTTGCGATGTCATTTGCCCTACTCCCTTTTATCCGGCGACGAGAACTCCGGTTATTGGTTGTTTGGTATGCCCTATATATTGGATGGGGGGTTACGATGACGGTTCACTGGCTTTCGGATGCTCTCGCAGGCGGAATAATTGGTATTGCCATCGGGCAAGAGGTTGGAAGGCGCATAAAAAATGCCATATCAAAATCTTTGTAA